From the Devosia sp. FJ2-5-3 genome, the window TCGCGCCCGAGGGTCTTTAGAAAAGAAAAAGGGCGCGCCCCTCCAAGAGGACGCGCCCTTTTACTTGCAATGGTGCTTAGCTGGCCTGGAGGTTGTCGGCGGCGGACTTGCCAGTCCGCTTGTCCTTGACGATCTCGTAGGTAACTTTCTGGCCTTCATCCAGGCCGTTCAGGCCCGAACGCTGGACAGCGGAGATATGGACGAAAACGTCCGCACCACCCTCATCCGGCTGGATGAAACCATAACCTTTTTGGCCATTGAACCACTTAACGGTGCCCGTTGCCATATGCGCGTTCCCTCGTGCAGTCGATGCTGTAGGCGACCCAGACCGTGCCCGGTCGTGATCTTAGTTGATATCGAAATATCGGTAGATGACTTCAGCAATGGCGAATGGCAATTCGTCTTCAGATCAGTCGGCCGCAATATTCGATAATTTGAACCTAGCGTGAATTTGATCGCACTTCAATATGGCGAATGCTCACGACAAAAGGCCCGGAGAAGGACATGCCTTTTCCAGGTTAAACCATTTCCAGCCGTCAAAAAACTCCGATCCGGGAGGGGTCGAAGCAACTGCCCGCAAAGGGGCACAGAGTCTGGATTGTGGGGGTGCGGTCCGAAACTGTGGCGCCGCTCCAGAGTCTGGTGAGGGCTATTCTATACCACTTGTATAGAGAAGAAAGGCCTTCCTGTATTTTCCATGATGTGGATGCGCAATTTTCTTGAAAACGGCGATGAAATCCTGCAAATCCCGCGCGCTGCGCCAGCCCGGCCGGTGATTTCATGAAAGTTCCCTCTCTTGAGCAAGTCGTTTCACTCTTCGGGTGATGTGATTGCCGACCGGCGTGCCGACTATGCCCGTGCGCTGGCGGAAGGCGGCGAGCATGATGCAGCCGCCGAGTTGATGATGCAGGCGCTCGAAATCGCGCCGGACTGGGCAGGCGGCTGGGACCTGGCGGGCGCCTATCACGAGAAGGCGGGCAATGTGTCGGGAGCGATTTCGGCCTGGCGGCGGCTGGAAGCGCTCGACGACGACGGCATTTTCGGCGCGACGCTGAAACTGGCGGCCCATGATGCGGGGCCCGCCGGTCAGGGGACCGCGGTCGGCTATGTCGAAGCGCTGTTCGATCAATATGCGCCCCAATTCGAGCAGTCGCTGGTCGGCAAGCTCGGCTATCGGGTGCCCGACCTGCTCGACGAAATGGTCAGCCAGGAGATGGCGACGCTGGGCATCGCCCGATTTGCCAAGGCCATCGATCTCGGTTGCGGCACCGGGTTGATGGGCGAGCGGGTGCGCGCCAAGGTGGATCATCTCGAAGGGGTCGATATTTCGGCAGCGATGATTGCCGAAACGGCGCGCAAGGGGATCTATGACAGCCTGCAGAAGGCCGAGCTCGTGGCCGCGCTCAACACAAGGCGCGCCGACGCAGATCTCGTGACGGCCGCGGATGTGTTCATCTATTGCGGCGCGTTGCAGCCGGTGCTCGCCGCGCTGATGCCAGCGCTTCGGCCCGGAGGGCTCGTTGCCTTTTCGCTCGAGGCGCATGATGGCGAGGAGCCGGTGTTCCTGCGCCCCAGCCTGCGCTACGCCCATGGGGTGCAGGCGACGCGGGACGCGCTCGTGGTGGCGGGCCTCGAGGTGTTGCGCTTCGAGACCGCGGTGCTGCGTCTCGATCGCGGGGCGCCGATC encodes:
- a CDS encoding cold-shock protein; translation: MATGTVKWFNGQKGYGFIQPDEGGADVFVHISAVQRSGLNGLDEGQKVTYEIVKDKRTGKSAADNLQAS
- a CDS encoding methyltransferase, with amino-acid sequence MSKSFHSSGDVIADRRADYARALAEGGEHDAAAELMMQALEIAPDWAGGWDLAGAYHEKAGNVSGAISAWRRLEALDDDGIFGATLKLAAHDAGPAGQGTAVGYVEALFDQYAPQFEQSLVGKLGYRVPDLLDEMVSQEMATLGIARFAKAIDLGCGTGLMGERVRAKVDHLEGVDISAAMIAETARKGIYDSLQKAELVAALNTRRADADLVTAADVFIYCGALQPVLAALMPALRPGGLVAFSLEAHDGEEPVFLRPSLRYAHGVQATRDALVVAGLEVLRFETAVLRLDRGAPINGILVVARKPGMELTAANDGSEDGDVAA